The following are encoded together in the Pygocentrus nattereri isolate fPygNat1 chromosome 3, fPygNat1.pri, whole genome shotgun sequence genome:
- the frrs1b gene encoding putative ferric-chelate reductase 1 has protein sequence MEVPVKVWALLVLLSVCLKTVLCFSNGKVEQACDDMTPEHGHQSSPHPPPYSITVDKSKFSPLEQIKVTLSAVPSENKAHFKGFLIEARNASNPNAGPVGCFTLLDPEISQLLRCNDREGAAVSHTSEVSKTEVQVIWTAPQDPPSSVQFQVTVVQKYKLYWVRIQGPVVSLNDAPPLPPLPTAGQSVAKTTTAASILSDAFTSDDCGIKKSCLREPAGCDPWKDALCYFLSFRTEDASVVFELSGPAPGYISFALSTDKWMGEDDVYLCIKEDDRVDISAAYVQGRTHPVIASENVLRDTAWRLADGVIQCRFRRNIRIPATYQNRSDLGEAHYLFMAHGRAEGGRTHRHDRQPLISTNPVLITGLPEDLTGSRSHLLIKFHAVFMLIAWMTTVSTGVIIARYFKPDWAETTLCGQRVWFQFHRALMLVTVLLTCIGFILPFVYRGGWSKRAGSHPYLGCTVMALALIQPIMALFRPAPDTSRRYVFNWLHLGTGMIAQVIAVVAICLGIHQQALLLPAPWSTGVLAGYVVWFVLADLVLEVHRRGLFSIGQFVKSFEIHTENIQTEDREEILFVPSENESYIKGHCFKKIVLAVYLCGNLGFLIILLATIGAV, from the exons atggaG gtGCCTGTGAAGGTTTGGGCTCTGTTGGTCctgttgagtgtgtgtttaaagaCTGTTCTTTGCTTCAGCAATGGGAAAGTAGAACAAGCTTGTGATGACATGACACCAGAGCACGGTCATCAATCCAGTCCTCACCCTCCACCATACAGTATCACTGTGGATAAGTCCAAATTCAGCCCCCTGGAGCAAATTAAAG TAACATTATCAGCAGTGCCTTCAGAGAACAAAGCACACTTCAAAGGCTTCCTCATAGAAGCACGAAATGCAAGCAATCCCAATGCTGGACCTGTTGGATGTTTTACTCTCCTTGATCCTGAAATCTCACAACTTCTCCGTTGTAATGACAGAGAG GGAGCTGCAGTGAGTCACACTAGTGAAGTCTCTAAGACAGAAGTGCAGGTTATCTGGACTGCACCCCAGGACCCTCCATCTAGTGTCCAGTTTCA GGTGACTGTGGTTCAGAAATACAAGCTTTACTGGGTCCGAATTCAAGGGCCTGTAGTGTCTCTGAATGATGCACCTCCTCTTCCACCATTACCTACTGCTGGACAGTCAGTAGCTAAGACAACCACGGCTGCAAGTATTCTGTCTGACGCT TTCACCTCTGATGACTGTGGAATTAAGAAGTCTTGCCTGAGGGAGCCAGCAGGCTGTGACCCATGGAAAGATGCCCTCTGTTACTTCCTCTCATTCAGAACAGAGGACGCGAGCGTGGTCTTTGAGCTCAGCGGGCCAGCGCCGGGATACATCTCTTTTGCTTTATCCACAGATAAATGGATG GGGGAAGATGATGTGTACCTGTGCATTAAAGAAGATGACCGTGTTGACATCAGCGCTGCTTACGTTCAGGGGAGGACACATCCAGTTATTGCTTCAGAG AATGTTTTGAGAGACACAGCGTGGAGGCTGGCAGATGGGGTCATCCAGTGCAGATTCCGCAGAAATATACGCATCCCAGCCACATATCAAAACAGATCAGACCTGGGTGAAGCGCACTACTTGTTCATGGCTCATGGTCGAGCAGAGGGCg GGAGGACTCATAGACATGACCGACAACCTCTCATTTCAACAAATCCAGTACTTATTACTGGACTTCCGGAGGATCTGACTGGTTCTCGCTCTCACTTGCTCATCAAATTCCATG CTGTTTTTATGCTCATTGCTTGGATGACAACCGTCAGCACTGGAGTGATTATTGCCAGATATTTCAAACCTGACTGGGCTGAAACAACTTTGTGTGGACAGAGAGTCTGGTTCCAG TTTCATCGAGCTCTAATGCTTGTCACAGTCCTTCTGACATGCATTGGCTTCATTTTGCCTTTCGTGTACAGGGGAGGCTGGAGCAAG CGTGCAGGCTCACACCCTTACCTGGGCTGCACTGTCATGGCTCTGGCTCTTATCCAGCCTATCATGGCTCTGTTTAGACCTGCTCCGGACACGTCCAG AAGATACGTTTTCAACTGGCTCCATTTGGGAACAGGCATGATAGCTCAGGTTATCGCAG TTGTGGCCATCTGCTTGGGGATCCATCAGCAGGCCCTGCTGCTCCCTGCCCCCTGGTCCACAGGGGTCCTGGCTGGCTATGTGGTCTGGTTTGTGTTGGCAGACTTGGTTCTGGAGGTGCACAGGAGGGGCCTTTTCTCCATCG GTCAGTTTGTCAAAAGTTTTGAAATCCACACAGAAAATATACAAActgaagacagagaggagatTCTTTTTGTTCCGTCCGAGAATGAGAGCTACATTAAG GGGCATTGTTTTAAAAAGATTGTTTTGGCAGTTTATCTGTGTGGAAACCTTGGATTTCTAATTATTCTTCTGGCCACAATCGGTGCGGTATGA